A single window of Zea mays cultivar B73 chromosome 10, Zm-B73-REFERENCE-NAM-5.0, whole genome shotgun sequence DNA harbors:
- the LOC103641656 gene encoding endochitinase A produces MPNPAASPVPVPGAATRRRRRNILPSSSSSSSSSSSSSSFSATAIRTSASGASSSSSSAPPFSPAPSPFHHRFLSPLRASAVPFSWEHRPGIPKTPARRASGSKAKTPAALPLPPSLLSSKVSAVDGTFSSADGYLVVPPDAKARRRRRRPPALAASLTDWLAVLSLYRSCTRSRDCLARTPPLRPRAPAPAKARLVDRLTTHQ; encoded by the coding sequence ATGCCCAACCCCGCCGCATCCCCGGTACCGGTGCCCGGCGCCGCCACTCGCCGCCGGCGGAGGAATATCctcccgtcgtcgtcgtcgtcgtcttcttcgtcgtcctcctcctcctccttctctGCCACGGCGATCCGCACGTCCGCCTCCGGCGcctcctcctcgtcctcctccGCCCCGCCCTTCTCGCCGGCGCCCTCGCCGTTCCACCACCGCTTCCTCTCCCCGCTGCGCGCCTCCGCGGTGCCCTTCTCCTGGGAGCACCGCCCGGGCATCCCCAAGACGCCCGCGCGGCGCGCCAGCGGCAGCAAGGCCAAGACGCCGGCGGCGCTGCCCCTCCCGCCCTCCCTCCTCTCCAGCAAGGTCAGCGCCGTCGACGGGACCTTCTCCTCCGCCGACGGCTACCTCGTCGTCCCGCCCGACGCCAAGGCGAGGCGGCGGCGCAGGCGGCCGCCGGCGCTGGCCGCCTCTCTCACCGACTGGCTCGCCGTGCTCAGCCTCTACCGGTCGTGCACGCGGTCCCGCGACTGCCTCGCCCGCACGCCGCCGCTGCGCCCCCGCGCTCCGGCGCCGGCGAAGGCCCGTCTCGTCGATCGGCTCACCACTCACCAGTGA